Within the Arthrobacter caoxuetaonis genome, the region GCTTTGGCGATGCGTTCCTGCAGGCGGCGCTGACTGTTCCGGCGGTGTGGACAGCCGCTGCGGTCTCGGTCTTCGTTGTTGGTGTCCGGCCGAAGGTGAGCATCGCCGCGTGGATCGGTGTGGTGCTTTCCTTCGGATTGACGCTTCTGGGTCCAAGTTTCCGGCTGCCGGACTGGGCCCTGGGTATCAGCCCGTTCTGGCATGTCCCCGCGGTGGGTCCGGATTTCCCGGACCTGGGCGGGCTTGGCTGGGTCACCGCGGTCACTGCGGTGTTTGTGCTGGCCGGATTCGCCGGGTTCCGGCGCCGCGACCTGGCGCGGTAACCACTACCGCCCGGACACGAGATCCGCAGCCTTGGCGATGGGCGACGTCGTGCGGCGGCCGTTGTTCTCAGCCCGGTCCGCAGCGTAGTAGGCGGCGTACATGGTCTTCACGCCCAGCCAGCGCAGGGGCTCCGGCTCCCAGTTCCGCACCTTGCGGTTGACCCAGGGCATCGTGGTGAGTTCGCTGCCGGGCTCCAGGATCAGGTCCCGCAGGGTGCGGCCGGCCAGGTTGGTGGCCGCGACGCCGGTTCCGACGTAGCCGCCGGCCCAGCCCAGACCGGTCTTCGGGTCCAGGCCCACGGTTGCCTTCCAGTCCCGGGGAACACCCAGCACACCGGCCCAGGCATGGTCGATCCGGGCGCCGGCGGCAGCCGGGAACATGTCCCGCAGCAGTTTGGTGAGGGCGGTGATCGTTTCCGGCTGGGTCGCGCCGTCGGTGTCGAGGCGGGAACCGAACCGGTAGGGAACTCCGCGCCCGCCCAGGGCGATCCGTCCGTCAGCCGTGCGCTGGGCGTACATGTAGGCATGGGCCATGTCAGCGACAGTGTCCATGGAGTTCCAGCCAATCTCGTCCCAGACAGCGTCCGGGAGCGGTTCGGTGGCAATCATGGACGAGTTCATCGGCAGCCAGGCCCGGTGTTGCCCGCGCAAGCTGGCGGTAAACCCTTCGGTGGCCCGGAGGATGTACCTGGCCGACACCGTTCCGCGGTTGGTCACGGCGGCGCCGGGCCGGATCTCCGTCACCGTGGTGCCCTCAAGGATGGGTACGCCCAGGCGTTCGACGGCGTCAGCCAATCCGCGGACCAGCCGCGCCGGATTGATGCGCGCGCAGTGCGGATGGTGGATGCTGCCCAGCGCCCCGGCAATCCGCAGGCGTTCGGCAGTTTCGCCGGCGTCGAGCAGCCGGGTACCTGCCTCGGGCCAGGCCGCTTCCTCCGAGGCCAAGGCATGCAGCCGCCGAAGCTGGGCTTCGTTGCGGGCAACGTTCAGTTCCCCGCCCTTCACGATGGACGCGTCGATGCCCTCGGCCGCCGCGGCGCCGATCACCTCATCCACCGTGTCGTTGAGCAGTTCCTGGAACCGTCCGACGACGGCCCGGCCGTGGGATGTGACGTACTGGCCGCGTCCGCCGCTGATGGAGTTGGTCAGCCATCCGCCGTTCCGCCCGGAGGCACCAAACCCGGCAAACCGCGATTCCAGGACCACTACCGACAGGTCGGGGCGCGCCTTCTTCAGGTAGTAGGCAGTCCACAGCCCCGTGTAACCGGCACCAACAATGACGACGTCGGCGTTGGAGTCTCCCTCAAGGCCGGGACGGGGGTCCGGCAGGCCGGTCGCCGCGTACCAGAAGGAGACATTGCCGTTTACCGGGGCTGTGGAGCTGTCCATGTCAGAGGTGGTTCAGTCCTTCCGTGAGCACGGAGCGCAGGATCGATTCGATCTGGTCGAATTCCGGCTGGCCGATGGTCAGCGGCGGTGCGAGCTGGATGACGGGATCGCCCCGGTCATCGGCACGGCAGTACAGTCCGGCGTCGTACAGTGCCGTGGAAACGTAGCCGCGCAGCAGACGCTCCGACTCGGCGTCGGAGAACGTCTCCTTAGTGGCCTTGTCCTTGACCAGTTCGATGCCGTAGAAGTAGCCCTCGCCGCGCACGTCGCCGACGATCGGCAGGTCCTTCAGCTTCTCCAGCGTGGCGCGGAAGGCCGGTGCGTTCGTCTTGACGCGGTTGTTCAGGTCCTCTGCCTCGAAGATGTCCAGGTTTGCCATGGCGACGGCGGCGGAGACCGGGTGCCCGCCGAAGGTGTAGCCGTGGTAGAACGTGGTGTCGCCCTTGGTGAACGGTTCAAACAGGCGGTCCGAGGCGATCATTGCACCCAGCGGTGCGTAGCCGCTGGTGATGCCCTTGGCGCAGGTGATGATGTCCGGCACGTAGTCGAAATCGGTGGAGGCGAACATGGAGCCGACCCGGCCGAAGGCGCAGATGGTCTCGTCCGAAACCAGCAGGACGTCGTACTGGTCGCAGATTTCCCGCACGCGCTTGAAGTAGCCGGGGGGAGGCGGGAAGCAGCCGCCCGAGTTCTGCACCGGCTCCAGGAAGACGGCCGCCACGGTGTCCGGTCCTTCGAATTCAATGGCCTCGCCGATGCGGTCCGCGGCCCAGCGGCCGAAGGCCTCCGGATCCTCCAGTCCTGCGGGAGCACGGTACTGGTTGGTGTTCGGCACGCGGAAGGCGCCGGGAACGAGCGGCTCGAAGGCCGACTTCATGTCCGGGATGCCGGTGATGGAAAGGGCGCCCTGCGGGGTGCCGTGGTAGGCGACGGCACGGGAGATCACCTTGTGCTTGGTGGGCTTGCCCGTGAGTTTGAAGAACTGCTTCGCCAGTTTCCAGGCGGACTCCACGGAGTCGCCGCCGCCGGTGGTGAAGAAGACCCGGTTCAGGTCGCCGGGCGCTCCGGCCGCGAGGCGTTCGGCCAGATCGATGGCCGGGGGATGGGCGTAGGACCAGAGCGGCATGAAGCTCAGCTCGCGGGACTGGCGCGCGGCAGCCTCCGCCAGCTCTTCGCGGCCGTGGCCCACCTGGACGGTGAAGAGCCCGGCCAGGCCGTCAATGAGTTCATGGCCGCGGTCGTCATAGATGTGGTGGCCCTTGCCGCGCGTAATAATCGGAACATTTCCGCCGGAGACCGGTCCGGAATGGCGGGCCATGTGCATCCACAGATGGTCGCGTGCCGCCTGCTGGCGGTCCGTTCCCCGCGGGGTCGTGGAGGAAGAGTGAACAGTTGTTTCGGTCATCTGGTGCCCCAGTTGTAGGCCTGCTTGCGCAGGGAGAGGTACATAAAGGTTTCGGTGCTTGTAACGCCCGGGATGCTGCGGAACCTGTTGACGAGCAGCAGGAGGTCCTGGTCGTTTTCGCACACCACTTCGGCCAGCAGATCGAACGAGCCGGCAGTGACGACGCAGTAGTCAACCTTGTCGATTGCCGCTATCCGGTCTGCCACGGCCAGGACGTCGTTGTGGACCTTGATGCCCAGCATCGCCTGCCGGGGGAAGCCCAGCTGCATGGGATCCGTCACGGCCACGATCTGCATCACGCCGCTGTCCGTCAGCTTCTGGACCCGCTGCCTCACCGCAGCCTCGGACAGGCCGACGGCCTTTCCGATGGCCGCGTACGAGCGGCGGCCGTCCTCCTGAAGCTGCTCGATGATGGCTTTGGAGGTTTCGTCGACCAAATGGTGTCCTGATGCGGATTCCACGGCTATTTTCACCTCCGGGTGCGGATTGGGAAGCTTACGGCGTGTAAGTGCTAGTCATTCAATCTTTTATTTCGTTCGAAATCAAGGGCTTTTGGAACGGAAACCGTTGATGGATTGCGGATGTTTGATTGGAAACAGCGGCGTAACAAAACTTTTACAACGAAAACCTTGTCCATGCGGATTTCGCCATGGCAATATCGACCAAACAACACCCGTCCGCAGTGCAAGTAGTGCCAGCAAGGAGCCCCCTATGTCGAAGCGCCCCGTGAACGACCCGATGCTACGGAGTATCGTCAACGCCCAGCTCTCGCGGCGGAAGCTGCTCATGGGAGCCGGCGGGCTCTCCCTTGCCGGCATGCTTGCGGCCTGCGGTACCGGCGGCGGCACCAGCGGCGGGGCCTCGTCCAAGCCCAGTGCTGCCGCGGACCTCTCTGATTCCGAGAAGGTCGTGAACTGGGCGAACTGGACCCTGTACCTGGACTACGACGACTCAACGCAGAAGTACCCGTCGCTTGAGGCCTTCAGCGCCGCCACCGGGATCGAGGCGAACTACTCCGAGGACGTGGACGGCAACGACTCCTACTTCGGCAAGGTCCAGGCCCAGCTTTCCTCGGGCCAGGACATCGGCCAGGACATCGTCACACTGACCGACTGGATGGCCGCACGCCTGATCCGCCTCGGTTACACCCAGGAACTGGACCTGGCGAACATCCCCAATTCCAAGAACCTGCTCCCGAACCTGAAGAACGTGGACTTCGATCCCGGACGCAAGCACTCACTCACCTGGCAGTCCGGCTTCGGCGGAATCGTCTGGAACAAGGAAGCCTTCCCCAAGGGCCTGAAGTCCGTCTCCGATCTCTGGCAGCCCGAGCTCAAGGGCCGTGTGGAGGTCCTGGACGAAATGCTGGACACCATGGGCCTGCTCATGATGGACAACGGCGTGGACATCACCGGGGACTGGGGCGAGGACGAGTTCGAGAATGCACTGGACGTGCTCTCCAAGCAGATTGCCGACGGCCAGATCCGCCAGGTCAAGGGCAACTCCTACAAGGAAGACCTCATCTCCGGCGACGCGCTTGCCGTGATCGGCTGGTCCGGTGACATCACGCAGCTGAACTTTGAAGAGGGCGACAAGTGGGAGTTCGCCATTCCGGAGGCCGGAGGCACCCTGTGGTCCGACAACATGCTGGTTCCGATCGGTTCGCCGCACAAGGCCAACGCCGAGCGCCTCATGGACTACTACTTCGACCCGGTCAACGCGGCCACCGTCGCCGCGTACGTGAACTACATCTGCCCCGTTGAAGGTGCCCGGGAAGCCATGGAATCCATTGATCCGGAATTGGTGGAGAACCCGCTGATCTTCCCGACTGACGAATACCTGGCGAACGCGCACGTTATCCGCACGCTGACCCCCGACGAAGAGACCGATTTCAACGACCGGTTCCAGACTGCGATCGGAAACTGATAGATGAGCACCACCGAGCTTTCCCGGAACCCCGGAGCCGCGGCCGAGGGGTCCGGGGCGGACCTTGTCCTGTCCGGCATCACTAAACGCTTCACCGAATTCACTGCCGTGGACAACCTTGACCTCGTGATCCCGTCGGGGTCCTTCTTCGCCCTCCTTGGCCCGTCAGGCTGCGGGAAGACGACGACGCTGCGGATGGTCGCCGGCCTGGAACAGCCCACTGCCGGCAGCATCAGCATCGGCGGCAAGGACATCACCGGCACCAGCCCGTACCAGCGTCCCGTCAACACGGTTTTCCAGAATTACGCGCTCTTTCCGCATATGAGCGTTCTGGACAACGTGTCTTTCGGACTCAAGCGCCGGAAGGTCCGCGATGCTGAGGTGCAGGCCAAGGCAGCGCTGGAACTGGTTGAACTGGGCCATCTGGCAGCCCGCCGTCCGGCACAGCTGTCCGGCGGCCAGCAGCAGCGCGTGGCCCTGGCCCGCGCCGTCGTGAACCGTCCCGCCGTGCTGCTCCTGGATGAACCGCTGGGTGCCCTGGACATGAAGCTCCGCCGGCAGATGCAGGTGGAACTGAAGAAAATCCAGACCGAGGTGGGACTGACCTTCGTCCACGTCACGCACGACCAGGAAGAGGCCATGACCATGGCTGACACCGTGGCCGTCATGAACCACGGCAAGGTCGAGCAGATGGGCCCGCCGCAGGAACTGTACGAACTTCCGCGAACCGCTTTTGTCGCGAACTTCCTGGGCAAGTCCAACCTCATGCCCGCAACGGTCACCGGTGACGCGGGTGAGTTCCTCCGGATCAACATCGCCGGGAATGAGCTCACCATCCTGAAGGACAGGGCCGCGGACCACAGCGGCAAGATCCTGGTGGGTATCCGCCCGGAGAAACTCAGCATGGTTGGTGAGAGCGCTGCCCCCGCGGAAGGCTCGATCCGCGGCGTCGTGCTGGATGCGTCCTTCACCGGAGCGAGCACCGAATACCTGGTCGACGCCGAGGGCATCGGCACCGTGGGCGTCTTTAGCCAGAACCACGGCGGAGCACTCTTCGACGACGGGGACAAGGTCCGCCTGGCCTGGGATCCTGCCCACGCCTTTGGTCTCAGCGGCAGCGAGGACCGGGAAGCCGGAGCCGGCGAGGACGGCCTCTAATGGCGCTCCTGACGGCGGGCAAGACAGCCGGAACAGGGGTCAGCGCAGCTGAGGAGGAAGCCAGCAAACGGCGCGGACGGATCGGTTATTTCCTGATCCTGCCGGGATTCATTTTCCTGCTGCTTTTCTTTGCGATGCCGGTCATCTCGCTGCTGGCCACGTCGCTGTACATAAAGCCTGAAGGCGCCGACGTCGGACAGTTCGTTCCGGCCCTTGAGTTCGGCAACTATGTGGTTGTCCTGCAGAACTACTGGCCGGCGGTGCTGCGTTCCTTTGGCTTCGCCCTGATTGCCACAATTGCGGCACTGGTTATCGGTTATCCGATGGCTTACCTGGTGGCTGTGCGCCTCCGGGACCGCAAACTGCTCAAGGGCATCCTGCTGGTGCTCATCATCGCGCCCTTCTTCACCAGCTTCATCCTGCGCACGCAGGCCTGGAAGCAGATCCTGGCGGATGAAGGTCCGGTGGTTTCGGTCCTGCGGGCAGTGTCCCTGCTTCCCGACGACGGACGGCTCACAGCGACGGCGTTCGCTGTGGTCTGCGGCCTGACGTACAACTTCCTGCCCTTCATGACGCTGCCCATCTACGCCAACCTTGAACGGCTGGACACCCGGCTGATCGAGGCGGGCGGGGACCTGTACGCGAACGGTTTCACGACCTTCCGCAAGATCACCTTCCCGCTCTCCCTGCCGGGCGTGATGGCCGGAACGCTGCTCACATTTATCCCCGCCACGGGCGACTACGTGAACGCGGCCCTGCTGGGCAATAACCAGAACACCACCATGATCGGCCAGGTCATCGACTCCCGGTTCTTCCGGGTGGTGGACTACCCGGGCGCCTCCGCCCTGTCCTTCCTGCTGATGCTCGCCATCCTGTTCCTGGTGATCCTGTATGTCCGGCGTTTTGGCACCAAAGAACTGATGTAAGGAACCACATATGAAACAGAAAATAGGCCGCTGGTTTGTGCCGGTGTTCGGAGGACTGG harbors:
- a CDS encoding NAD(P)/FAD-dependent oxidoreductase — protein: MDSSTAPVNGNVSFWYAATGLPDPRPGLEGDSNADVVIVGAGYTGLWTAYYLKKARPDLSVVVLESRFAGFGASGRNGGWLTNSISGGRGQYVTSHGRAVVGRFQELLNDTVDEVIGAAAAEGIDASIVKGGELNVARNEAQLRRLHALASEEAAWPEAGTRLLDAGETAERLRIAGALGSIHHPHCARINPARLVRGLADAVERLGVPILEGTTVTEIRPGAAVTNRGTVSARYILRATEGFTASLRGQHRAWLPMNSSMIATEPLPDAVWDEIGWNSMDTVADMAHAYMYAQRTADGRIALGGRGVPYRFGSRLDTDGATQPETITALTKLLRDMFPAAAGARIDHAWAGVLGVPRDWKATVGLDPKTGLGWAGGYVGTGVAATNLAGRTLRDLILEPGSELTTMPWVNRKVRNWEPEPLRWLGVKTMYAAYYAADRAENNGRRTTSPIAKAADLVSGR
- a CDS encoding aspartate aminotransferase family protein encodes the protein MTETTVHSSSTTPRGTDRQQAARDHLWMHMARHSGPVSGGNVPIITRGKGHHIYDDRGHELIDGLAGLFTVQVGHGREELAEAAARQSRELSFMPLWSYAHPPAIDLAERLAAGAPGDLNRVFFTTGGGDSVESAWKLAKQFFKLTGKPTKHKVISRAVAYHGTPQGALSITGIPDMKSAFEPLVPGAFRVPNTNQYRAPAGLEDPEAFGRWAADRIGEAIEFEGPDTVAAVFLEPVQNSGGCFPPPPGYFKRVREICDQYDVLLVSDETICAFGRVGSMFASTDFDYVPDIITCAKGITSGYAPLGAMIASDRLFEPFTKGDTTFYHGYTFGGHPVSAAVAMANLDIFEAEDLNNRVKTNAPAFRATLEKLKDLPIVGDVRGEGYFYGIELVKDKATKETFSDAESERLLRGYVSTALYDAGLYCRADDRGDPVIQLAPPLTIGQPEFDQIESILRSVLTEGLNHL
- a CDS encoding Lrp/AsnC family transcriptional regulator; protein product: MESASGHHLVDETSKAIIEQLQEDGRRSYAAIGKAVGLSEAAVRQRVQKLTDSGVMQIVAVTDPMQLGFPRQAMLGIKVHNDVLAVADRIAAIDKVDYCVVTAGSFDLLAEVVCENDQDLLLLVNRFRSIPGVTSTETFMYLSLRKQAYNWGTR
- a CDS encoding ABC transporter substrate-binding protein, yielding MSKRPVNDPMLRSIVNAQLSRRKLLMGAGGLSLAGMLAACGTGGGTSGGASSKPSAAADLSDSEKVVNWANWTLYLDYDDSTQKYPSLEAFSAATGIEANYSEDVDGNDSYFGKVQAQLSSGQDIGQDIVTLTDWMAARLIRLGYTQELDLANIPNSKNLLPNLKNVDFDPGRKHSLTWQSGFGGIVWNKEAFPKGLKSVSDLWQPELKGRVEVLDEMLDTMGLLMMDNGVDITGDWGEDEFENALDVLSKQIADGQIRQVKGNSYKEDLISGDALAVIGWSGDITQLNFEEGDKWEFAIPEAGGTLWSDNMLVPIGSPHKANAERLMDYYFDPVNAATVAAYVNYICPVEGAREAMESIDPELVENPLIFPTDEYLANAHVIRTLTPDEETDFNDRFQTAIGN
- a CDS encoding ABC transporter ATP-binding protein, which translates into the protein MSTTELSRNPGAAAEGSGADLVLSGITKRFTEFTAVDNLDLVIPSGSFFALLGPSGCGKTTTLRMVAGLEQPTAGSISIGGKDITGTSPYQRPVNTVFQNYALFPHMSVLDNVSFGLKRRKVRDAEVQAKAALELVELGHLAARRPAQLSGGQQQRVALARAVVNRPAVLLLDEPLGALDMKLRRQMQVELKKIQTEVGLTFVHVTHDQEEAMTMADTVAVMNHGKVEQMGPPQELYELPRTAFVANFLGKSNLMPATVTGDAGEFLRINIAGNELTILKDRAADHSGKILVGIRPEKLSMVGESAAPAEGSIRGVVLDASFTGASTEYLVDAEGIGTVGVFSQNHGGALFDDGDKVRLAWDPAHAFGLSGSEDREAGAGEDGL
- a CDS encoding ABC transporter permease, translating into MALLTAGKTAGTGVSAAEEEASKRRGRIGYFLILPGFIFLLLFFAMPVISLLATSLYIKPEGADVGQFVPALEFGNYVVVLQNYWPAVLRSFGFALIATIAALVIGYPMAYLVAVRLRDRKLLKGILLVLIIAPFFTSFILRTQAWKQILADEGPVVSVLRAVSLLPDDGRLTATAFAVVCGLTYNFLPFMTLPIYANLERLDTRLIEAGGDLYANGFTTFRKITFPLSLPGVMAGTLLTFIPATGDYVNAALLGNNQNTTMIGQVIDSRFFRVVDYPGASALSFLLMLAILFLVILYVRRFGTKELM